The window ATTATCTCTAATAAAAAGTAATCTTGGTACTGTTTAAAAAACAAAAAGAGGGGATAGGTATTGTTATTTATCCCCTCTTTTATTATCATTAACAACTACTCCATACAATATGATACTTGTAGTATAAATCGACTTCTGCCTAAGTTTTGTCCCCTTTACGCTCTTATTTCTTATCTGCACTAAATAAATTTCCACTTTAATCTTTCAATTAAACCTCTTTATTTTGCTTTAAAATCTGAGCAAATCTGCAGAATGAACATATTTCTGTTGTTGTAACTTGTCCGCAGCTGATGCACTCTTTAAGTTCAATCTTTTCATAGACATCTTGAAAATGCTTCCTGCCCTTTTCTAAAAAGCTTGTGATAAAACGCTGTTTTGTCCCTGGACTTTCTTCTTCAAGCCTGTTCAAAACCTCTTTGTACAGAATTGACCTTGCACCAGTTGCGTGCGGACATTCATCGTGCAAAAATTCAATTTTGTTTATAAGAACATAAAACAAGTTTTCACGCTCTGTAAGAGTATAAAGCGGCTTTACTTTTTTTACAAGCTTTTGATGAGTAGACTCGAGCACAGGCGACTGTCTTGCAAGATATCCTTCTTCCCATGAAAGAACGTTTCCTAAAAGCGTTGCTGCTTCATCGTCAAGGTTGTGACCTGTTGCAACAACTGAAAACCCGCCATCATATGCTACTTTATTAAAGAGGTATCTTTTTATTGAACCGCAAATGGAACATGTGCTTCTTTTTAAAAGCTTTGAAAGTTTGTATATGTCAAGCCCATACTCTTTTTTAATATCTTTTACAATAAGCTCAAGACCGCTTTTTTGTGCAAAGCTTTCTACAACCTGCTGCGATTTGTCAGAATACTGGCCAATTCCAAGGTTTATATACATTCCTGTAACACTGTACCCTTCATTTGCCAACACATGCCATAGAGCCATGCTGTCTTTCCCGCCGGAAATTACCACCAAAATCTTATCCTTTTTGTCAAACATCTTGTACCTTTTTATATTTTTCTTTACCTGATTTTTGTAGTAATATAAAAAACAATCCTGGCAAAAAGCTGCATTGTGGCGTTTGAGATAAATTATGCCTTTTGCTTTACATCTTACACACTTCAAAACCTTTTTCAGCTCCTTTCAAAACTCCTAACCACCTGAAACAGCTGAGATAACCTCAATTGTGTCTTCATCATTTAAAATATCATCAGGTGCAACTATCTCACCATTTCTGATAAGCACGTTTGCCTCCAAGGTTATATTAAGTTCTTTAGCTAAATTTATTACTGTCTTTGGCCCTTTTAGTTCAAGTTCTTTATTTTTACCCACAAATACTACCTTCACCTTTGCATTCACCATCCTTACAAATCTTGATGTGCACTTTATAAGTTGCAATAAAATTATATCACAAATCTTTAAAATCAAAACCTAAAATGATAAAATACAAAAAGAGTAATGTTTTATGAGGAGCTGGATATATTAAGAATGTTTTTTATAGGTATATTTGGCATTGAAGAGAAAGCAAAAGCTATACGGCAGATAGATGTGACAGTTTGCCCTTTTTGCACAAGAAAAGGAAACCATACTTTGCTTAAAGTTTATAATTATTTTCATTTTTTCTTTATCCCACTTTTCAGGTGGAATGTTAGGTATTTTTTGCAAACAAGCTGCTGTAATCGAATTTATATAATTACAAATCAGCGGCTTGCTAAAGACCTTGAACGTGGAATTGACACCCCAATCACTCTTGCCGACGTTGAACTCTTTAGAAAATTTGAACCTTCGTATGGATTTGAG is drawn from Caldicellulosiruptor diazotrophicus and contains these coding sequences:
- a CDS encoding TIGR00269 family protein, producing MKCVRCKAKGIIYLKRHNAAFCQDCFLYYYKNQVKKNIKRYKMFDKKDKILVVISGGKDSMALWHVLANEGYSVTGMYINLGIGQYSDKSQQVVESFAQKSGLELIVKDIKKEYGLDIYKLSKLLKRSTCSICGSIKRYLFNKVAYDGGFSVVATGHNLDDEAATLLGNVLSWEEGYLARQSPVLESTHQKLVKKVKPLYTLTERENLFYVLINKIEFLHDECPHATGARSILYKEVLNRLEEESPGTKQRFITSFLEKGRKHFQDVYEKIELKECISCGQVTTTEICSFCRFAQILKQNKEV
- a CDS encoding zinc ribbon domain-containing protein; translated protein: MFFIGIFGIEEKAKAIRQIDVTVCPFCTRKGNHTLLKVYNYFHFFFIPLFRWNVRYFLQTSCCNRIYIITNQRLAKDLERGIDTPITLADVELFRKFEPSYGFEDERFDFCPNCQRRVSKTFLYCPYCGNKLE
- a CDS encoding MoaD/ThiS family protein encodes the protein MKVVFVGKNKELELKGPKTVINLAKELNITLEANVLIRNGEIVAPDDILNDEDTIEVISAVSGG